From a region of the Haematobia irritans isolate KBUSLIRL chromosome 4, ASM5000362v1, whole genome shotgun sequence genome:
- the LOC142233387 gene encoding uncharacterized protein LOC142233387: protein MSEEMNSLTMTRGRLKGSITRALAFAQVPSAETTFDDVVSRLERLEEVWQTFVKLTDDLYKFKDVETFADPEADFASYEEKYLSARGKLYALKSQYAPTLNESTANSGAIAKLADQQAAFLEKLSTTSHPKENDLPRINIPFFTGTYKDWPSFKDLFESAIGSKGISNIQKFHYLKSLLKEDAARLIQHIPVTETAFQTTWTRLNDRYDRPKQIVTSFIEAFMALPSISAENAATMRKISDGANEIIRGLDAIGKDERDWWLIYLLLSKLDPESKSKWIRDSRDNPLPTINDFFEFLDNRCEEVELCAKKQAHQSKHSHSGKSQGNHTKCLVSTKAKPSCLLCKSPDHSIFTCPTFLQKDINERRHFVKESALCYNCLRQGHAVSNCVSKGRCKQCHRRHHSLLHLPSNEHEPTYLPGQVSESSPPESPSSSNNTASANIQWSTTANVACPISLPSLPSSSKHCTSDKEFIMPTASIYVRDRFGKFITCRALLDTASKLSFITESCAQRLGLQRYPSKIMVNGISSIKAETTRGLCQIFVRSRISEQSINAKVHVLPKITTSLPGYSFENKIKNQLMDLPLADPTYNISSQIDILFGLEHIWNIFTFNKRIDSQGNTIAISTIFGWVVTCAETEQIYNQTTTLVTTVDIDRCLRSFWELEETEHHTKADPDDIFVETHFQTTHSRASDGKYVVQLPFKNENPIFGNTLNGALSRFYAVERRLQRNPAIRDKYIGFMRDYEKLGHMRKLKPHEINVTDGRVFYLPHHPVLGEKIRVVFDGSFQDSNGISLNNNLHIGPSIQRDLFAVCLRFRFHRYVFSADIVKMFRQIWISEHHKNYQRIVWRESPLHEVQHYILCTVTYGTSCAPYLSVRVLEQLAYDYKSKFPIASKVVMEDFYVDDVITGAQTEEEIVFIRDNLVNLLAQAGLELRKWVSNCVSISDSTQDQLFFAAPEKDVKKVLGIFWRPSSDQLGYHIELNKNPVATKRQVLSDVSRIFDPMGLLSPVVIQFKILLRELWSHKLSWDEPLPENLTRQWTTFRQDLISIQDFTLPRYILNDVTKLELHGFSDASIHAYSAAVYCRFVDDTGHTHVKLIAAKTRVAPIKQKSLPCLELCGALILSRLLKRIKEALPHKSIDIRAWCDSTIVLCWLSQPPIKLKTFEANRTSEILEILPHPDALSAFKLSSKVLVSTVNDYNPLHELVHRISKWNKLIRVVAYIFKFINATRYPHQIKSPNISFNNFKHAELILTKYAQDAFSEERTLLQSKRLVSTTSSLAKLHPFIDSSGLLRVGGRLRNSELDNASKYPIILPKCSRITKLILQNLHEKNLHPGVSALFVIARQTYWIIGARNLIRNLTHNCLKCFRQRQINTQQLMADLPSIRVRQAFPFENTGCDYAGPIILKQYSGRNAKKSKGYICLFVCLVTSAIHLELATDLSTDCFIAALKRFISRRGKCKKIFSDNGRNFLGASRELSEMHKVILSQTHNEIVSASLAEDGIQWTFIPPFAPHWGGMWESAVRSVKLHLKRVIGNTELTFEQMHTLLAQVEAVVNSRPLGTVPDTDCEYLSPAHFLIGRPYTTVPEGDLVNLTPNRLGYWQHVQNMFQGFWRRWHQEYLTSLQQRPKWNRPQPNLAVGDVVVVKEKNLPPSKFLLAKVIETYPGIDGNVRAVKLKTQCGEMTRPISTLVKLPII, encoded by the exons ATGTCGGAAGAAATGAATTCCTTGACGATGACCAGAGGTCGCTTGAAAGGCTCAATTACTCGTGCTTTGGCGTTTGCTCAGGTTCCATCCGCAGAAACAACTTTCGATGATGTGGTTAGCCGCTTGGAGCGTTTGGAAGAGGTTTGGCAAACGTTTGTAAAATTAACAGACGATTTATACAAATTCAAAGATGTGGAAACTTTTGCGGACCCGGAGGCTGATTTTGCAAGCTACGAAGAGAAATACCTTTCAGCGCGTGGTAAACTGTATGCTTTAAAATCACAATATGCTCCTACTTTGAATGAAAGTACAGCCAACTCGGGAGCAATAGCAAAGTTGGCAGATCAACAGGCTgcatttttggaaaaactttcaacGACTAGCCATCCTAAAGAAAATGATTTACCTCGCATAAATATTCCATTTTTTACAGGGACATACAAAGATTGGCCAAGTTTTAAAGATCTTTTTGAGAGCGCTATAGGATCAAAAGGAATATCAAATATTCAAAAGTTTCATTACCTGAAGTCGCTACTCAAAGAAGATGCCGCAAGATTAATACAACATATTCCGGTTACCGAAACTGCTTTTCAAACAACTTGGACAAGGCTCAATGATAGGTATGATCGCCCTAAGCAAATTGTTACTTCTTTCATAGAAGCATTTATGGCCCTACCATCAATATCGGCGGAAAATGCTGCAACCATGAGAAAAATATCTGACGGGGCAAATGAAATAATTCGTGGTCTTGATGCTATAGGTAAAGATGAAAGAGATTGGTGGTTAATCTATTTATTGTTATCTAAACTTGATCCTGAATCAAAGAGCAAGTGGATTCGTGATAGTCGGGATAATCCACTTCCTACCATTAACGATTTTTTTGAATTCTTAGACAATCGCTGCGAAGAGGTTGAATTGTGTGCAAAGAAACAGGCCCATCAATCCAAGCACAGTCATTCAGGCAAGTCACAAGGTAACCATACAAAATGTCTGGTGAGTACTAAAGCAAAACCCAGCTGTTTATTGTGCAAGTCTCCCGACCATTCAATCTTTACATGTCCCACATTTCTGCAAAAAGATATTAATGAGCGACGTCACTTCGTAAAAGAATCTGCACTATGTTATAATTGTCTCAGACAGGGTCATGCGGTTTCCAACTGTGTATCAAAAGGTAGATGCAAGCAATGTCATCGAAGACATCATTCACTCCTACATCTTCCGAGTAATGAACATGAACCTACATATTTACCCGGTCAAGTTTCGGAGTCTTCACCCCCTGAATCACCGTCTTCTTCTAATAATACAGCTAGTGCCAATATTCAGTGGTCCACTACCGCTAACGTTGCATGTCCCATTTCGTTACCTTCACTTCCATCTAGTAGTAAACATTGTACGTCAGACAAAGAATTTATCATGCCCACTGCTTCTATTTATGTCAGAGATCGCTTTGGAAAGTTTATAACATGTCGAGCTTTATTAGATACCGCTTCAAAGctgtcttttatcactgagagtTGTGCTCAACGTCTAGGCCTTCAAAGATATCCCTCAAAAATAATGGTAAATGGTATTTCATCAATTAAAGCCGAGACAACTCGGGGTTTATGTCAAATATTCGTACGTTCACGCATCTCTGAGCAATCGATTAACGCCAAGGTACATGTTCTGCCTAAAATAACTACATCTCTTCCTGGCTACAGCTTTGAAAATAAGATCAAAAATCAACTTATGGATTTGCCTCTTGCTGACCCCACATACAACATTTCGTCAcagattgatattttatttggcCTAGAACATATTTGGAACATTTTCACATTCAACAAACGTATTGATTCACAGGGCAATACTATtgcaatttcaacaatttttggatgggttgTAACTTGTGCTGAGACAGAGCAAATTTACAACCAAACTACTACACTTGTTACCACCGTGGATATTGATCGTTGCCTTCGAAGCTTTTGGGAACTAGAAGAAACTGAACACCATACTAAAGCCGATCCAGATGACATTTTTGTAGAGACGCACTTTCAAACCACTCACTCGCGTGCAAGTGATGGTAAGTACGTAGTTCAGTTGccttttaaaaatgaaaacccAATATTTGGAAATACACTAAATGGTGCGCTATCTCGATTCTATGCTGTCGAAAGAAGGCTTCAGCGAAATCCAGCAATTCGAGATAAGTATATTGGTTTTATGCGAGATTATGAAAAATTGGGACATATGCGTAAACTCAAACCTCATGAGATTAATGTTACTGATGGTAGAGTTTTTTATCTACCCCATCATCCAGTTTTGGGAGAAAAAATTAGAGTCGTGTTTGATGGCTCATTTCAAGATTCCAACGGTATATCGCTTAATAATAACTTGCACATTGGGCCAAGTATACAACGGGACTTATTTGCTGTTTGTTTGAGATTTCGTTTCCACAGGTATGTTTTCTCAGCcgacatagtaaaaatgttcagACAAATATGGATATCTGAACATCACAAAAATTATCAACGTATTGTATGGAGAGAGTCGCCGTTACACGAGGTACAACATTACATTTTATGCACGGTTACATATGGCACATCTTGTGCGCCATATCTTTCAGTACGAGTGTTGGAGCAGTTAGCCTATGATTATAAATCCAAGTTCCCCATTGCATCGAAGGTGGTAATGGAGGACTTTTATGTAGATGATGTTATTACCGGGGCACAAACGGAAGAAGAAATAGTTTTCATACGTGACAATTTGGTAAATCTACTAGCCCAAGCAGGCCTGGAACTAAGGAAATGGGTTTCAAATTGCGTGAGTATATCAGATAGTACACAAGATCAATTGTTTTTTGCAGCTCCCGAAAAGGATGTAAAAAAGGTGCTCGGTATTTTTTGGAGACCATCGTCAGATCAACTGGGGTATCATATAGAACTCAACAAAAATCCAGTCGCAACAAAAAGGCAGGTACTATCTGATGTATCACGTATATTTGATCCCATGGGTTTATTATCTCCTGTggtaatacaatttaaaattctacTAAGAGAACTATGGTCACACAAGCTATCGTGGGATGAACCACTTCCTGAAAATCTTACACGTCAATGGACTACATTTcgacaagatttaatttctattcaaGATTTTACACTTCCACGATACATTTTGAATGATGTTACAAAATTGGAGCTGCATGGTTTCTCGGATGCTTCCATACACGCATACTCTGCCGCAGTTTATTGTCGATTCGTAGACGACACTGGTCATACTCATGTCAAACTCATTGCTGCTAAAACAAGGGTAGCTCCCATCAAACAAAAATCGTTGCCGTGTCTTGAATTATGCGGAGCTCTTATTTTATCTCGTCTACTCAAAAGAATAAAAGAAGCCTTGCCACACAAATCAATTGATATACGAGCTTGGTGTGATTCAACAATTGTTTTGTGTTGGCTATCTCAACCACCCATTAAGTTAAAGACATTCGAAGCCAACAGAACAtcagaaatattggaaatattgccTC ATCCTGACGCCCTTTCTGCCTTTAAACTTTCTTCAAAAGTTCTGGTCTCAACAGTGAATGACTATAATCCACTACATGAATTGGTACACCGCATTTCGAAATGGAATAAACTCATACGTGTCGTAGCCTACATCTTCAAGTTCATCAATGCCACTAGATATCCACACCAAATAAAATCGCCGAATATTTCGTTCAACAACTTTAAACACGCCGAACTAATTCTGACAAAGTATGCCCAAGATGCCTTTAGCGAAGAGCGCACGCTATTACAAAGTAAACGCCTAGTAAGTACAACATCTTCATTAGCAAAACTACACCCCTTCATAGACAGCAGCGGCTTGTTACGGGTAGGTGGGCGCCTACGTAACTCAGAACTAGACAATGCTTCAAAATATCCAATAATCTTGCCAAAATGTAGCCGAATAACCAAATTGATTTTACAAAACCTTCATGAGAAAAATCTGCATCCCGGAGTATCGGCCTTATTTGTTATTGCCCGTCAAACCTATTGGATTATTGGTGCAAGAAATCTGATTCGAAATCTGACTCATAATTGCCTCAAATGTTTTCGACAACGACAAATTAATACACAACAGTTAATGGCAGATTTACCATCCATCCGGGTACGTCAAGCGTTTCCCTTTGAAAATACTGGTTGCGACTATGCAGGCCcaataattttaaaacaatactCAGGACGAAATGCAAAGAAATCTAAAGGGTATATCTGTTTATTTGTATGCCTAGTCACCTCCGCCATACATTTGGAACTCGCCACTGATTTAAGCACCGATTGTTTTATTGCCGCTTTAAAAAGATTTATATCGCGAAgaggaaaatgtaaaaaaatctttagtgacaatggaagaaattttcttgGGGCATCTCGAGAATTAAGCGAGATGCACAAAGTAATTTTGTCGCAAACTCATAACGAAATTGTCTCCGCATCTTTAGCCGAAGACGGTATACAATGGACGTTTATTCCTCCATTTGCACCCCACTGGGGTGGAATGTGGGAGTCGGCGGTTCGATCGGTTAAGTTGCATCTTAAGCGAGTTATTGGAAATACAGAATTAACATTCGAGCAGATGCACACTCTATTGGCTCAGGTGGAAGCCGTAGTTAATTCAAGACCCCTAGGCACTGTTCCAGATACAGATTGCGAATACCTTTCGCCGGCTCATTTTCTTATTGGCAGGCCTTATACAACTGTTCCCGAAGGAGATCTGGTCAACCTCACACCAAACAGACTTGGATATTGGCAGCATGtacaaaatatgtttcaagGTTTCTGGCGACGTTGGCATCAAGAATATTTAACTTCTCTGCAACAGCGACCAAAATGGAATAGACCTCAACCAAATCTAGCAGTTGGAGATGTTGTTGTAGTCAAAGAAAAGAATTTACCTCCCTCCAAATTTCTACTGGCAAAAGTGATCGAAACATATCCCGGTATAGATGGCAATGTAAGAGCTGTGAAACTTAAAACGCAATGCGGAGAAATGACACGTCCTATTTCTACCTTGGTAAAACTTCCCATAATCTGA